One Streptomyces sp. NBC_00223 genomic window carries:
- a CDS encoding ABC transporter permease — protein MTALVDIDPPEDTAQPPAAAGRAGRLLGSGLVRYLAIRFVLIFPTVFVLVSIVFFLMRATGDPISTAFGDRLTPDQLHAKLHQAGYDRPLLTQYLEYLRSVATGNFGRTATDNQAVSQVLRTYGAATLELAGYALLVAFALGLPLGMVAARYRDRAPDAVLRLLAILGYAMPVFFVGLLLKLVFAIWLGWLPVSGRAGTEVQLELQNQISTTGIYLVDALRSGDGSAVADVLRHAVLPGLALGLLVAGVLLRLVRANLTGTLSADYVDAARSRGVRPFRLISRHALKPALIPIVTVLGLQIAGLLGGAVLTETTFEWKGLGWELAHYLTVRDFAAVQGIVALFAVVVAVTNFLVDVVAALLDPRVRY, from the coding sequence GTGACAGCACTGGTCGACATCGACCCGCCCGAGGACACCGCGCAGCCGCCGGCCGCCGCGGGCCGGGCCGGGCGGCTGCTGGGCAGCGGACTCGTCCGCTACCTCGCCATACGCTTCGTGCTGATCTTCCCCACCGTGTTCGTCCTGGTCAGCATCGTCTTCTTTCTGATGCGGGCCACCGGGGACCCGATCAGCACCGCGTTCGGCGACCGGCTCACCCCGGACCAGCTGCACGCCAAACTCCACCAGGCCGGATACGACCGCCCGCTGCTCACCCAGTACCTGGAATACCTCCGCTCGGTCGCCACCGGGAACTTCGGCCGTACCGCCACCGACAACCAGGCCGTCTCCCAGGTGCTGCGCACCTACGGCGCCGCGACCCTCGAACTGGCCGGGTACGCGCTGCTGGTGGCCTTCGCACTCGGCCTGCCGCTGGGCATGGTCGCCGCCCGCTACCGGGACCGGGCGCCCGACGCCGTACTGCGGCTGCTGGCGATCCTCGGCTACGCCATGCCGGTGTTCTTCGTCGGACTGCTGCTCAAACTCGTCTTCGCGATCTGGCTCGGCTGGCTGCCCGTCTCCGGCCGGGCCGGGACCGAGGTGCAGCTCGAACTCCAGAACCAGATCAGCACCACCGGCATCTACCTGGTCGACGCCCTGCGCAGCGGTGACGGCTCGGCGGTCGCCGACGTGCTGCGGCACGCCGTGCTGCCCGGCCTGGCCCTCGGGCTGCTGGTCGCCGGGGTGCTGCTGCGCCTGGTCCGCGCCAACCTCACCGGCACGCTCTCCGCGGACTACGTCGACGCCGCCCGCTCCCGGGGAGTACGGCCCTTCCGGCTGATCAGCCGGCACGCGCTCAAACCGGCGCTGATCCCGATCGTCACCGTGCTCGGCCTCCAGATCGCCGGGCTGCTCGGCGGGGCGGTGCTCACCGAGACCACCTTCGAGTGGAAGGGACTCGGCTGGGAGCTGGCCCACTATCTGACCGTACGGGACTTCGCCGCCGTGCAGGGCATCGTCGCCCTCTTCGCGGTCGTCGTCGCGGTCACCAACTTCCTGGTCGACGTCGTCGCCGCGCTGCTCGACCCCCGGGTGAGGTACTGA
- a CDS encoding ABC transporter ATP-binding protein, translating into MSELLRIEDLRVSFATDAGRASAVSGVDLTVAEGEVLALVGESGSGKTVTARAVLGLLPSTATATGRVLLGGADGVPPEDVLTATPARLRALRGSHAAMVFQEPSTALNPVFTIGWQLAEGLRAHAQGTRASRRAAAVDLLGKVGIPDPATRVDHYPHQLSGGQKQRAVIAMALALGTRLIVADEPTTALDVTVQAEILDLLHRCRTDFGTAILLITHNMGVVADLADRVAVMRSGRIVEEAPVRTLFAAPEHPYTRELLAAVPDFGSGRTRGAGPAGERTGEPAAAGREPVVAAEGLVVDFPGRLGSRPFRAVDGVSFTIAAGEVLGLVGESGSGKTTISRAVAGLTAVSGGTLTVLGERLPVRRGGRRATLGSRAGQIGFVFQDPATSFNPLMTVGDCVAEPFHVHRAELGRQEIRERVGALLESVHLPRAYADRYPHELSGGQRQRASLARALALRPRLLIADEPTSALDVSVQATVLDLFAELQAELGFAALFVSHDLAVVEQVADRVAVLHRGRLVESGTAAQVLGEPREEYTRRLIASLPVPDPVRQARRRAEPTVMPGVSAASGGPTPPGTITLQPTGETPR; encoded by the coding sequence ATGAGTGAGCTGCTGCGGATCGAGGACCTGCGGGTCTCGTTCGCCACCGACGCGGGCCGGGCGAGCGCCGTCAGCGGGGTCGACCTCACGGTGGCCGAGGGCGAAGTGCTCGCGCTGGTCGGCGAGAGCGGCAGCGGCAAGACGGTGACGGCCAGGGCCGTACTCGGGCTGCTGCCCTCCACCGCGACCGCCACCGGACGGGTCCTGCTCGGCGGCGCCGACGGCGTACCGCCCGAGGACGTACTGACCGCGACACCGGCCCGGCTGCGCGCGCTGCGCGGTTCGCACGCCGCCATGGTCTTCCAGGAGCCGTCCACCGCCCTGAACCCCGTCTTCACCATCGGCTGGCAGCTCGCCGAGGGACTGCGGGCGCACGCCCAGGGCACCCGGGCCTCCCGGCGGGCCGCGGCGGTCGACCTGCTCGGCAAGGTCGGCATCCCCGACCCGGCCACCCGGGTCGACCACTATCCGCACCAGCTCTCCGGCGGGCAGAAGCAGCGGGCCGTCATCGCGATGGCGCTGGCGCTCGGCACCCGGCTGATCGTCGCGGACGAGCCGACGACCGCGCTGGACGTCACCGTGCAGGCCGAGATCCTCGACCTGCTGCACCGCTGCCGTACCGACTTCGGCACCGCGATCCTGCTGATCACCCACAACATGGGGGTCGTCGCCGACCTCGCCGACCGGGTGGCGGTCATGCGGTCCGGCCGGATCGTGGAAGAGGCGCCGGTCCGTACGCTCTTCGCCGCGCCCGAGCACCCGTACACCCGCGAACTGCTCGCCGCCGTACCGGACTTCGGGTCCGGACGGACGAGGGGAGCGGGGCCGGCCGGGGAGCGGACGGGGGAGCCGGCCGCTGCCGGGCGCGAGCCGGTCGTGGCCGCGGAGGGGCTGGTCGTGGACTTTCCCGGGCGGCTGGGGAGCCGGCCGTTCCGGGCCGTGGACGGGGTGAGCTTCACGATCGCGGCGGGCGAGGTGCTGGGCCTGGTCGGCGAGAGCGGTTCGGGGAAGACCACGATCAGCCGGGCGGTGGCCGGGCTCACGGCGGTCAGCGGCGGCACGCTGACCGTGCTCGGCGAGCGGCTGCCGGTACGCCGGGGCGGGCGCCGGGCCACGCTCGGCAGCCGGGCCGGGCAGATCGGCTTCGTCTTCCAGGACCCGGCGACGAGCTTCAACCCGCTGATGACGGTGGGCGATTGCGTCGCCGAGCCCTTCCATGTCCACCGCGCGGAGCTGGGCCGCCAGGAGATCCGCGAGCGGGTCGGCGCGCTGCTGGAGTCCGTCCATCTCCCGCGCGCGTACGCCGACCGCTACCCGCACGAACTCAGCGGCGGCCAGCGGCAGCGGGCGAGCCTGGCCCGCGCGCTCGCCCTGCGGCCCCGGCTGCTGATCGCCGACGAGCCGACCTCCGCGCTCGATGTCTCCGTACAGGCCACCGTGCTGGACCTTTTCGCCGAACTCCAGGCGGAGTTGGGGTTCGCCGCGCTCTTCGTCAGCCATGACCTCGCGGTCGTCGAGCAGGTCGCGGACCGGGTGGCCGTACTGCACCGGGGGCGGCTGGTCGAGTCCGGTACGGCGGCGCAGGTGCTGGGGGAGCCGAGGGAGGAGTACACGCGGCGGCTGATCGCCTCGCTGCCCGTACCCGATCCCGTACGGCAGGCCCGCAGACGGGCGGAGCCGACCGTGATGCCGGGGGTCTCCGCGGCTTCCGGCGGACCGACGCCGCCCGGGACCATCACGCTTCAGCCGACCGGGGAGACACCGCGATGA
- a CDS encoding ABC transporter permease, giving the protein MAATLPTRGPRRDTRRHPFRIALPGRLRGSVGLQRGMLLTGAALTALFLLAALFAPLLAPYGYAQLQSGGVLFGSQQGPGHGHPLGTTIAGYDVLSRTLWGTRTALGIIVAALVLSVFAGVLLGLVSGYFGGWPDRLLVGLADAMYAFPSLLLAIIMSIVISGGQSSLYGGLGAAACSVAVAFVPQYFRVVRSEVIRVKAEPFVEAARVIGAGRWRIMVRHVLRNSVRTLPLILTINASESILTLAGLGFLGFGIEPNSAAEWGYDLNRSVADVTSGIWWTALAPGIAMVLTVLGITLLGESLNDLADPRLRRRRDAGADAGGDAGGDAGGDEASAGERAAAGEGPAGGTADAVGVGVRGGDAPAGFSTTVSVVAGPPGAGAAGGESGAAGPTGAAGGPSGDVLSGADAGATPGALPSTDLPSKGGTSDE; this is encoded by the coding sequence ATGGCCGCCACGCTCCCGACCCGCGGCCCACGCCGTGACACCCGCCGCCACCCGTTCCGGATCGCGCTGCCCGGGCGGCTGCGCGGCAGCGTCGGACTCCAGCGGGGCATGCTGCTCACCGGCGCCGCGCTGACCGCGCTCTTTCTGCTCGCCGCGCTGTTCGCCCCCCTGCTCGCGCCTTACGGATACGCCCAGTTGCAGTCAGGCGGTGTGCTCTTCGGCTCGCAGCAGGGTCCCGGCCACGGCCATCCGCTGGGCACCACCATCGCCGGTTACGACGTCCTGTCGCGCACGCTGTGGGGGACCAGGACCGCGCTGGGCATCATCGTGGCCGCGCTGGTCCTGTCGGTCTTCGCCGGGGTGCTGCTCGGCCTGGTCTCCGGCTACTTCGGCGGCTGGCCGGACCGGCTGCTGGTCGGGCTGGCCGACGCCATGTACGCGTTCCCCTCCCTGCTGCTGGCGATCATCATGTCGATCGTCATCAGCGGCGGCCAGTCCAGTCTGTACGGCGGGCTGGGCGCGGCGGCCTGTTCGGTGGCCGTGGCGTTCGTACCCCAGTACTTCCGGGTGGTGCGCTCCGAGGTGATCCGGGTGAAGGCCGAGCCGTTCGTGGAGGCCGCCCGGGTCATCGGCGCCGGGCGGTGGCGGATCATGGTCCGGCACGTACTGCGCAACTCGGTGCGGACGCTGCCGCTGATCCTCACCATCAACGCCTCCGAGTCGATCCTGACCCTGGCCGGGCTCGGCTTCCTCGGCTTCGGCATCGAGCCCAACTCGGCGGCGGAGTGGGGCTACGACCTCAACCGGTCGGTCGCCGACGTCACGTCGGGGATCTGGTGGACGGCGCTGGCACCGGGCATCGCGATGGTGCTGACCGTGCTGGGGATCACGCTGCTGGGCGAGAGCCTGAACGATCTGGCGGACCCGAGGCTGCGCAGACGGCGGGACGCGGGGGCGGACGCCGGAGGGGACGCCGGTGGGGACGCCGGTGGGGACGAGGCGTCCGCCGGGGAGCGGGCCGCGGCCGGTGAGGGGCCGGCGGGCGGGACCGCGGACGCCGTCGGGGTCGGGGTCCGCGGCGGGGACGCACCGGCCGGGTTCTCCACCACGGTTTCTGTCGTGGCAGGGCCGCCGGGCGCGGGCGCCGCGGGCGGGGAATCCGGTGCGGCCGGGCCGACCGGCGCGGCGGGCGGGCCTTCGGGGGACGTGCTGTCTGGTGCCGACGCGGGGGCAACGCCCGGTGCCCTGCCGTCGACCGATCTGCCGAGCAAGGGAGGCACGTCCGATGAGTGA
- a CDS encoding ABC transporter substrate-binding protein, whose amino-acid sequence MTLRSSRRSLPGRSSRRPLVRDGLAAVSLGTAALLTLAACTSTRSDDGAQDSGQQGAKAVTIGTTDQVSSLDPAGSWDAGSGTIESEVYATLLSTPNGSSDVSPDLAASIKLSSPTQYTVTLKPGLKFANGHELTSSDVKFSFDRQLGIADKNGPSSLLHNLAKVEAPDPATAVFTLKSANDSLFPQVLSTSAGLIVDEEVFPADKILDDTAIIAAKPWDGPYRIDSYDRNSLVSFSANSAYQGLLGTPKAPKVRLKYYTDASNLKLDVQQGSIDVVYRTLTIADLQDLSTKKGITVHTGSGNGIRYIVFNFKTQPYGSATKQADPAKALAVRQAVADSVDRAQLAQQVYKSTYQALYSSVPEGITGATDSFKPLYGDKNGGPDKAAAAKKLKDAGVTTPVTLNLQYNTDHYGSSSSDEYALIKTQLETTGLFKVNLQSTEWAQYGKDRVADQYPLYQLGWYADYLDADDYLASFYAANSWVSNGYQDTEVQKLVKQEETETDPARRTAIIQQIQDKVARTIPLLPLLQGSTAIVTRAGISGVPDQLTSAYSFRWAELTKK is encoded by the coding sequence ATGACACTCCGTTCCTCCCGGCGTTCCCTTCCCGGCCGCTCCTCCCGCCGCCCGCTCGTCCGCGACGGCCTGGCCGCCGTGTCGCTCGGCACGGCCGCACTGCTCACCCTGGCCGCGTGCACCAGCACCAGATCTGACGACGGCGCCCAGGACTCCGGGCAACAGGGCGCCAAGGCGGTCACCATAGGCACCACCGACCAGGTCTCCAGCCTCGACCCGGCCGGTTCCTGGGACGCCGGCTCCGGCACCATCGAGAGCGAGGTCTACGCGACCCTGCTCAGCACCCCCAACGGTTCCTCCGATGTCTCGCCCGACCTGGCCGCGTCGATCAAGCTGAGCAGCCCGACGCAGTACACGGTGACCCTCAAGCCCGGTCTGAAGTTCGCCAACGGGCACGAACTGACCTCCTCCGACGTCAAGTTCAGCTTCGACCGGCAGCTCGGGATCGCCGACAAGAACGGCCCCTCGTCCCTGCTGCACAACCTCGCCAAGGTCGAGGCCCCCGACCCGGCCACCGCGGTGTTCACCCTCAAGTCGGCCAACGACTCGCTCTTCCCGCAGGTGCTCTCCACCAGCGCCGGGCTCATCGTCGACGAAGAGGTCTTCCCCGCCGACAAGATCCTCGACGACACCGCGATCATCGCCGCCAAGCCCTGGGACGGCCCCTACCGGATCGACAGCTACGACCGGAACTCGCTGGTGTCCTTCAGCGCCAACAGCGCCTACCAGGGCCTGCTCGGCACCCCGAAGGCCCCGAAGGTGCGGCTGAAGTACTACACCGACGCCAGCAACCTCAAGCTCGACGTCCAGCAGGGCAGCATCGACGTCGTCTACCGCACACTGACCATCGCCGACCTCCAGGACCTGTCCACCAAGAAGGGCATCACGGTCCACACCGGCTCCGGCAACGGCATCCGCTACATCGTCTTCAACTTCAAGACCCAGCCCTACGGTTCGGCCACCAAGCAGGCCGACCCGGCCAAGGCGCTCGCGGTCCGGCAGGCCGTCGCCGACTCCGTCGACCGGGCCCAACTCGCCCAGCAGGTCTACAAGAGCACCTACCAGGCGCTCTACTCCTCCGTGCCCGAGGGCATCACCGGCGCCACCGACTCCTTCAAGCCCCTCTACGGCGACAAGAACGGCGGCCCCGACAAGGCCGCGGCCGCCAAGAAGCTCAAGGACGCCGGCGTCACCACCCCGGTCACGCTCAACCTCCAGTACAACACCGACCACTACGGCTCGTCGTCCTCCGACGAGTACGCGCTGATCAAGACCCAGCTCGAAACCACCGGCCTGTTCAAGGTCAACCTCCAGTCCACCGAGTGGGCGCAGTACGGCAAGGACCGGGTCGCCGACCAGTACCCGCTCTACCAGCTGGGCTGGTACGCCGACTACCTCGACGCCGACGACTACCTCGCCTCCTTCTACGCCGCCAACAGCTGGGTCTCCAACGGCTACCAGGACACCGAGGTCCAAAAGCTCGTCAAGCAGGAGGAGACCGAGACCGACCCGGCCAGGCGCACCGCGATCATCCAGCAGATCCAGGACAAGGTCGCCCGGACCATCCCGCTGCTGCCGCTGCTCCAGGGCTCCACCGCGATCGTGACCCGCGCCGGCATCAGCGGCGTACCGGACCAGCTGACCAGCGCGTACTCGTTCCGCTGGGCGGAGCTCACCAAGAAGTGA